In Leptospira perdikensis, the following are encoded in one genomic region:
- a CDS encoding RecQ family ATP-dependent DNA helicase, whose translation MCETFGVSQFRGQQEAIIKHVLNLGNSLVLMPTGMGKSLCYQLPALGMPGICVVISPLIALMKDQVAALQKKGLPAEFINSSLGKTERMERYAKLTSGDYKLLYVSPERFQKKEFLDAVSKQTVSLLAIDEAHCISQWGHDFRPDYTKISWFREVLGFPTTIALTATASKRVQEDILIQLGIDKDKIRIFDDGLFRPNLKLSVVDCFDTESKYNSILKDLEKSKGATIIYFSLIQELEKFSHWMDTKRKKHSVYHGKLSADRRNKVQSLFLKSEDGILLATNAFGMGIDKPNIRNIYHAQIPGSIESYYQEIGRAGRDGDPSFCKLYYCQDDLTVQMEFIEWQNPDLNYLKKLFTLLSQKQNELSGLDYGTLQSYMTFKNKGDHRIQTALTLLASRGLISGDLERGTLQIEGSWSDSIFSESELLDKKKENQKRLYQTVLYTKTEECRRKFIHEYFDSTFHGCGNCDLCLKAL comes from the coding sequence TTGTGCGAAACTTTCGGTGTATCGCAGTTTCGTGGACAACAAGAAGCTATCATTAAACATGTATTGAACTTAGGTAACTCGCTTGTGCTTATGCCCACGGGAATGGGGAAGTCCTTATGTTATCAACTCCCTGCATTGGGTATGCCTGGTATCTGTGTCGTAATATCACCTCTCATTGCTCTTATGAAAGATCAAGTAGCTGCCTTGCAAAAAAAAGGCCTGCCGGCTGAATTTATCAATTCCAGTTTAGGAAAAACGGAACGAATGGAACGGTATGCCAAACTAACTTCTGGCGATTATAAACTTTTATATGTTTCACCAGAAAGATTTCAAAAAAAAGAATTTTTGGATGCAGTCAGTAAACAAACCGTATCTCTTCTTGCAATCGATGAAGCCCATTGTATCAGCCAATGGGGACATGACTTTAGACCTGACTATACAAAAATAAGTTGGTTTCGTGAAGTATTAGGATTTCCAACTACTATCGCACTGACTGCTACTGCATCCAAACGAGTACAAGAAGATATTCTGATACAACTAGGAATTGATAAAGATAAAATTCGAATTTTTGATGATGGTTTGTTTCGTCCGAACTTAAAATTATCTGTAGTGGATTGTTTTGATACAGAATCGAAATACAATTCGATTTTAAAAGATTTAGAAAAATCGAAAGGTGCAACCATTATCTATTTTAGTTTGATTCAGGAATTAGAAAAGTTCAGTCACTGGATGGATACGAAACGAAAAAAACATTCGGTATATCATGGCAAATTATCGGCCGATAGGAGGAATAAAGTCCAATCACTGTTTCTCAAATCTGAAGATGGAATCCTCCTTGCAACAAATGCTTTTGGGATGGGCATTGATAAACCTAATATCCGTAATATCTACCATGCACAAATCCCAGGCAGTATAGAATCCTATTATCAGGAAATTGGTCGGGCAGGAAGAGATGGTGATCCTTCTTTTTGTAAACTCTATTACTGTCAAGATGACCTGACTGTTCAAATGGAGTTCATTGAATGGCAAAATCCAGATCTAAATTATTTAAAAAAACTTTTCACTCTACTATCACAAAAACAGAACGAACTATCTGGATTGGACTATGGAACTTTACAATCTTATATGACCTTTAAAAATAAAGGTGATCATAGAATCCAAACAGCTCTAACTTTACTTGCGAGTCGGGGGCTTATCTCTGGAGACCTCGAGCGAGGAACATTACAAATAGAAGGCTCATGGTCTGATTCTATATTTTCAGAATCAGAACTTTTGGATAAAAAAAAGGAAAACCAAAAGCGGTTATACCAAACAGTTTTGTATACAAAAACAGAAGAGTGTCGCCGGAAGTTCATTCACGAATACTTTGATTCGACGTTTCATGGTTGTGGGAACTGCGATTTATGCCTCAAAGCTCTTTGA